One window of Chryseobacterium sp. JJR-5R genomic DNA carries:
- a CDS encoding ABC transporter ATP-binding protein, translated as MKDQEKEILVSVQNVSKKFSIDMKSSLKYGALDIIKSTLGIKINKDLRPKEFWAVNDISFKLRRGECIGLIGHNGAGKSSLLKVLNGLYAPDKGQIVMKGKIGALIELGAGFNPILTGRENIYNNASILGFTKKEVEDKIDSIIEFSEIEQFIDMPIQNYSSGMKVRLGFAIAAHLEPDILIIDEVLAVGDLGFVLKCFKKIDELLPNTALIFVSHSMPMISRICNQIILMDHGMVKYQGDNISQGIAQYYDHFDDMSTATVMESSTITNVKVNTDKICIWGQEMKVNLGLTVKNLQKTPSIYFVIKDKEQRGIASFICHDSIEINYKEHNLEYNVVIPKIELTNGSYNVDLGIYETLFKGPLCRISNIFTFSVQEGLITWESFYLESKWDLKLVDRD; from the coding sequence ATGAAAGACCAGGAAAAAGAAATATTGGTATCTGTACAGAATGTTTCCAAGAAGTTTTCGATAGATATGAAATCTTCTCTGAAGTACGGCGCTTTAGATATTATCAAAAGTACGTTAGGCATAAAAATAAACAAAGACCTGCGTCCTAAAGAATTCTGGGCAGTGAATGACATCAGTTTCAAGCTCAGAAGAGGGGAATGTATCGGTCTGATCGGCCATAACGGTGCAGGCAAGAGCTCACTTCTGAAAGTTTTAAACGGACTTTATGCACCGGATAAAGGACAGATTGTTATGAAAGGAAAAATCGGGGCCCTTATTGAACTGGGAGCTGGTTTCAACCCTATTCTTACCGGACGTGAAAACATTTATAACAATGCATCCATACTAGGCTTTACCAAAAAAGAAGTTGAAGATAAAATTGATTCCATTATTGAGTTTTCTGAGATTGAACAGTTTATTGATATGCCGATTCAGAATTATTCGTCCGGAATGAAAGTAAGGCTGGGTTTTGCCATTGCTGCACATCTTGAGCCTGATATTCTGATTATTGATGAAGTCCTGGCAGTTGGTGATTTGGGGTTTGTATTAAAATGTTTTAAAAAAATTGATGAACTTCTTCCGAATACCGCATTGATTTTCGTTTCGCACAGCATGCCGATGATTTCCAGAATCTGCAATCAGATCATTCTTATGGATCATGGGATGGTCAAGTATCAGGGTGATAATATTTCTCAAGGGATTGCACAGTACTATGATCACTTTGATGACATGTCAACTGCTACCGTAATGGAAAGCAGTACCATTACAAATGTTAAAGTGAATACCGATAAAATTTGTATATGGGGCCAGGAAATGAAAGTAAACCTTGGGCTGACCGTTAAGAACTTACAGAAAACACCTTCTATTTATTTTGTAATAAAAGACAAAGAACAGAGAGGGATAGCCAGTTTCATCTGTCATGATTCAATAGAAATAAATTACAAGGAACATAATTTAGAGTATAATGTGGTAATACCGAAAATTGAATTAACGAACGGCTCTTATAATGTTGATTTAGGTATTTATGAAACGCTGTTTAAGGGACCCCTCTGCAGAATTTCCAATATATTTACTTTCTCTGTACAAGAAGGCTTAATAACTTGGGAATCGTTTTATTTAGAATCGAAATGGGACTTGAAACTTGTAGATAGAGATTAA
- a CDS encoding ABC transporter permease has protein sequence MKTTVYTSEKKTHFFQELKAIYRDIRSSNFLAYQMAKRDLQSQYRQSFLGFFWAFAPIITNSLVWIFLSSSGTVNVNADSSIPYIVFVVIGTTLWSIFTEALLIPLTSVNGARSILSKINFPKEALLISGFYKMLFNLVLKLILVAVILVIFGIKPGSGILLFPFILLVITIFSFCIGLLFTPIGLIYTDISKLLNTAVSFIMYITPVVYAVPRQGLFKKLFQVNPLTYMFNDARNSLIDLPFNNTAFLIAAAVISFFVMLVGLVVFRKSMPIVIEKIG, from the coding sequence TTGAAAACGACAGTTTATACCTCCGAAAAAAAGACCCACTTTTTTCAGGAACTTAAAGCCATTTACAGAGACATCAGGTCTTCTAATTTCCTGGCTTACCAAATGGCAAAGAGAGACCTGCAGTCACAATACAGGCAGTCTTTTTTAGGTTTTTTCTGGGCATTTGCACCTATTATTACCAACTCGCTGGTCTGGATCTTCCTAAGCAGTTCAGGGACGGTAAACGTAAATGCGGACAGCAGTATTCCTTATATTGTATTTGTGGTAATCGGTACAACTTTATGGAGTATTTTTACCGAAGCCCTTCTGATCCCGCTCACTTCCGTAAACGGAGCCAGATCAATCCTTTCTAAGATTAACTTCCCAAAAGAAGCACTTTTGATATCCGGATTTTATAAAATGTTATTCAATCTGGTACTCAAGCTGATCCTCGTCGCCGTTATTTTAGTAATTTTTGGGATAAAGCCGGGAAGCGGAATCTTGTTATTCCCTTTCATATTGCTTGTCATCACTATTTTCTCTTTTTGCATCGGACTGCTTTTTACCCCCATAGGTCTTATTTATACTGACATCAGTAAATTATTGAATACTGCAGTATCATTCATCATGTATATCACGCCGGTTGTATATGCTGTTCCTAGACAAGGGTTGTTTAAAAAACTTTTTCAGGTCAACCCCTTAACATACATGTTTAATGATGCCAGAAACAGCCTGATTGATCTGCCGTTTAATAATACCGCTTTTTTAATTGCAGCAGCAGTAATCAGTTTTTTTGTCATGCTGGTGGGGCTGGTAGTGTTCAGGAAATCAATGCCAATAGTTATTGAAAAAATAGGATAA
- the rfbA gene encoding glucose-1-phosphate thymidylyltransferase RfbA: MKGIILAGGSGTRLFPLTIAVSKQLMPVYDKPMIYYPLSTLLLAGIKDILIITTPHDQSGFIKLLGDGSQIGCNIEYMVQPSPDGLAQAFILGEQFIGSDAAALVLGDNIFYGSEMGTLLKNKTNPDGGVVFAYHVSDPERYGVVEFDNDFKAVSIEEKPAQPKSSYAVPGLYFYDNEVVEIAKNIKPSPRGELEITDVNNVYLQKGKLEVGVLDRGTAWLDTGTFDSLNDASEFVRVIEKRQAFKIGCIEEIAFRNKFIDEEKLLETAAKYGKSGYGEYLKQLVNE; the protein is encoded by the coding sequence ATGAAAGGTATCATTTTAGCCGGAGGTTCCGGTACCCGACTTTTTCCCCTCACCATTGCAGTCAGCAAACAGCTTATGCCTGTTTATGACAAACCGATGATTTATTATCCCCTGTCCACTCTGCTGCTGGCCGGGATTAAAGATATCCTTATTATTACCACGCCTCATGACCAGTCCGGTTTTATTAAACTCTTAGGAGACGGATCGCAGATCGGCTGTAACATTGAATATATGGTACAACCAAGCCCGGACGGTCTGGCACAGGCTTTTATCCTGGGTGAACAGTTCATCGGCAGTGATGCTGCGGCATTGGTTCTGGGTGACAATATCTTCTACGGTTCAGAAATGGGCACGCTGCTTAAAAATAAAACCAATCCGGACGGAGGCGTTGTGTTCGCTTATCACGTCTCCGATCCTGAAAGATACGGCGTAGTGGAATTTGATAATGATTTTAAAGCCGTATCCATTGAGGAAAAACCGGCACAGCCTAAATCCAGTTATGCTGTTCCCGGACTTTATTTTTATGATAACGAAGTGGTGGAAATCGCAAAGAACATCAAGCCTTCTCCAAGAGGGGAACTGGAGATTACCGATGTCAACAATGTCTACCTTCAAAAGGGAAAGCTGGAAGTTGGGGTCTTGGACCGTGGGACTGCCTGGCTGGATACCGGAACGTTTGATTCCCTTAACGACGCTTCGGAATTTGTAAGGGTAATTGAGAAAAGGCAGGCATTTAAAATCGGGTGTATTGAGGAAATTGCCTTCAGGAATAAATTCATCGATGAGGAAAAACTGCTGGAAACGGCTGCCAAATATGGTAAGAGCGGGTATGGTGAATACCTGAAACAGCTGGTTAATGAATAG
- a CDS encoding glycosyltransferase family 4 protein, producing the protein MTIKRLLISILPASSISKLKPVYHFRYTLNKHFKTIDYERLKPRHIYNREIKYFDLLIYDTAFPNTISGFRFAEFNALLKAFDNVKVIVDPTDYPQPEAKEAHKRDIIILKKTHPISYRKTFAGSVHDIKNTKLFYCIFLNNMYKSLPYVEKNKINFVFTLYPGGGFDTKDEVALKKLKAVLSSEYFKGVIVTQQFTEDFIVKEYNCPKDKILNIFGCLVPQNSINTVRLRRFNKSMTLQVCFCAAKYTAIGADKGYDIFIETAKILASKGHNIHFNVVGGFDSKVISIEGFEEFFTFHGLQKFEELKPIFLEQDIILSPNRPFILSIGSFDGFPLGTVVEAALNGAVPVVTDELKQNIVFGEDEAIIVRPDAEEIAAKIERLIDNPELLNLISEKAQKRFGEIYCDAYQLDKRIDFIKKHLYDTRN; encoded by the coding sequence ATGACAATTAAAAGATTATTAATATCAATTCTCCCTGCCTCATCAATTTCTAAATTGAAACCCGTATATCATTTTAGATATACGTTGAATAAGCATTTTAAAACAATTGATTATGAGAGGTTGAAACCTAGACATATATATAACAGGGAAATAAAGTATTTTGATCTTTTAATATATGATACGGCATTCCCAAACACAATTTCAGGCTTCAGGTTTGCAGAGTTTAATGCTCTATTAAAGGCATTTGACAATGTAAAAGTAATTGTAGATCCTACAGATTATCCTCAACCTGAAGCAAAAGAAGCACATAAAAGAGATATAATTATTTTAAAGAAAACACATCCGATATCCTATAGAAAGACATTTGCCGGAAGTGTGCATGATATTAAAAACACCAAACTTTTTTATTGTATATTTTTGAATAACATGTACAAAAGCCTGCCCTATGTTGAAAAAAATAAAATAAATTTTGTTTTTACGTTATATCCCGGCGGTGGTTTTGATACAAAGGATGAAGTGGCATTGAAAAAACTGAAGGCGGTATTATCTTCGGAATATTTTAAAGGTGTAATTGTCACACAACAGTTTACAGAAGATTTTATCGTAAAGGAATACAACTGTCCTAAAGATAAAATATTAAATATTTTTGGATGTCTCGTCCCTCAGAATTCAATTAATACAGTCAGGTTAAGACGCTTTAATAAGTCGATGACATTACAGGTTTGCTTTTGTGCAGCAAAATATACTGCAATTGGAGCAGATAAAGGATATGACATCTTTATAGAAACTGCTAAGATATTAGCTTCAAAAGGTCATAATATTCATTTTAATGTTGTAGGCGGCTTTGACAGCAAGGTCATCAGCATCGAAGGTTTTGAAGAATTCTTTACTTTTCACGGTTTACAAAAGTTTGAAGAATTAAAGCCGATATTTTTGGAACAAGATATAATATTATCCCCAAACAGACCTTTTATTCTTAGTATAGGAAGTTTCGACGGCTTCCCGCTCGGAACAGTTGTTGAGGCTGCTTTAAACGGGGCTGTTCCAGTTGTAACAGACGAGCTGAAACAAAATATTGTTTTCGGTGAAGACGAAGCAATTATCGTGAGGCCTGATGCAGAAGAAATAGCAGCAAAAATTGAACGCCTGATAGATAATCCGGAATTGTTAAATTTAATTTCTGAAAAAGCACAAAAAAGATTTGGTGAAATTTATTGTGATGCCTACCAGTTAGACAAAAGAATTGACTTTATAAAAAAACATTTATATGATACCCGTAACTAA
- the rfbB gene encoding dTDP-glucose 4,6-dehydratase, whose amino-acid sequence MKNIIITGGAGFIGSHVVREFVKNNPDSMIINLDALTYAGNLENLTDIENEPNYVFEKADITEPEQLRTIFEKYNPDAVVHLAAESHVDRSITDPMAFINTNVNGTANLLNLCKEFWTLNPDHTHGRFPDEKRNHLFYHVSTDEVYGSLGETGFFLETTPYDPQSPYSASKAASDHLVRAYGNTYGMPFIVSNCSNNYGPNHFPEKLIPLCISNIINERPLPIYGDGKYTRDWLFVIDHAKAIHQIFNEAKTGETYNIGGFNEWQNIDLVKELIRQMDEKLGNPAGHSEKLITYVKDRPGHDKRYAIDAAKLNTELGWKPSVTFEEGLGKTIDWYLENKEWLEHVTSGDYQKYYEKQYN is encoded by the coding sequence ATGAAAAATATAATTATTACCGGCGGTGCAGGATTCATCGGTTCCCATGTGGTAAGAGAATTTGTAAAGAACAATCCGGACTCAATGATCATTAATCTTGATGCCCTTACCTATGCAGGGAACCTGGAAAACCTGACAGATATTGAAAACGAGCCAAATTATGTTTTCGAAAAGGCAGACATTACAGAGCCTGAACAGTTAAGAACTATATTTGAAAAATACAATCCTGATGCCGTGGTCCATCTGGCTGCAGAAAGCCACGTAGACAGAAGCATTACGGATCCGATGGCGTTTATTAATACGAATGTTAACGGAACAGCCAATCTCTTGAACCTCTGCAAAGAGTTCTGGACCCTGAATCCCGACCATACCCACGGAAGATTCCCGGATGAGAAAAGAAACCATCTGTTCTACCATGTTTCTACAGATGAAGTATACGGAAGCTTAGGCGAAACCGGATTCTTTTTAGAAACTACCCCTTATGATCCGCAGTCTCCGTATTCCGCTTCAAAAGCAGCATCTGACCATTTGGTCAGGGCTTACGGAAATACGTACGGAATGCCTTTTATTGTTTCCAACTGCTCAAACAATTACGGGCCGAATCATTTCCCCGAAAAACTGATCCCGCTCTGTATTTCAAATATTATCAATGAGAGGCCACTGCCGATTTACGGTGACGGGAAATATACAAGAGACTGGTTATTTGTTATTGATCATGCAAAAGCAATCCATCAGATCTTCAATGAGGCAAAAACCGGTGAAACGTACAATATAGGAGGATTCAACGAGTGGCAGAATATTGACCTGGTTAAAGAACTCATCAGACAGATGGATGAAAAGCTAGGAAATCCTGCAGGCCATTCTGAAAAGTTAATTACTTATGTTAAAGACAGGCCGGGCCATGACAAGCGGTATGCCATTGATGCTGCAAAGCTGAATACTGAGCTGGGCTGGAAACCGTCGGTAACCTTTGAAGAAGGCTTGGGAAAAACCATCGACTGGTATCTTGAAAACAAGGAGTGGCTGGAGCACGTAACCAGCGGTGATTACCAGAAATATTACGAAAAACAGTACAACTAA